The nucleotide sequence CGCAGGCCACCAAGGACTACCGCTGCCCCGGTTGCGATCACGAGATCCGGCAGGGAACCCCGCATGTGGTCGCCTGGCCCGCCGACGACACCGGCGGGGTCGCCGATCGCCGCCACTGGCACAAGGCGTGCTGGGGCGCGCGGACCCGCCGCCGCCCAGGCCGCTGGTGACTCAGCGACGCATGTGCAATGAGGGCGCTCCCTCGAACTCCTCCTCGGTGTGGATCTTGAAACCGAGCCGCTCGGCGACGCGGATCGACGGTTCGTTGGACACCATGATGTTGGCGATCACCGGGACCTCGGGGATCTCCCGCTCGGCCCATTCGACGACGGCGGCCGCCATCTCCGTCGCGTAGCCCTTGCCCCAGGCGAACGGCCAGAATCGGTACGCGAGGTTCAGCACGCGCTCGCCGTTCCATTCGTGGTACCGGACGCCGCCGAAGCCGACGATCACCTCGGGATCATCCAAAGCGGACACCGCGAGGTAGCCGAACCCGTGCTCGGCCCATTGCTTCATCCAGGCGTCGTACAGTTCCCGCGCGCCCTCGACGGTGTGCGGTACGACGTTGAACTTGTTCGTCTCCGGATCGGCCTGCAGCGCGACGATGTTCTCGCGATCCGCCTCGCGCAGCCGCCGCAGCAGGAGCCTCTCCGTCTTGATCTCTGTCAGCACGGATCCGACGGTAGCCCCAGGGTGCGACAGAATTATCGCCATGAAGGATCTCCCGCTGGTACTGCTGCACGCCTTCCCTGTCGACGCCCGCATGTGGGACGCGGTCCGCGCGCCGCTCTCGGAACGCCTGCGGCTGATCACCCCCGACCAGCGCGGCCTCGGCCGCAGCCCGCTGCCGGAAACCGGCAGGGAACCGGATCTGGCCGACGCCGCCCGTGACGTCGTGGCGCTGCTCGACCGCCTCGGTCTCGACAAGGTCGTCCTCGGTGGCTGCTCGATGGGCGGCTACCTGACGATGGCGGTGCTGCGCCTGGCGCCGGAACGGGTGGGCGGCCTGGTGTTCATCGACACGAAGGCGACGGCCGACGCTCCCGAAGCCGTCCGGACCCGGCACGAGGTCGCGGCCAGGGTGGAAGCGGAAGGCACCGCCTGGATGCCCGAGGCCGTCACACCCGGATTGCTCGCCGAAAAGGCCCGTCCGGAAGTGACCGAACGCCTTCGCGAACTGATCACGACGCAGCCGCCGTCCGGCGTCGCGTGGGCGGCACGCGCGATGGCGGCGCGGCCCGATTCACTCGAGACGCTGCGTTCGGCGGACGTGCCGGCGTTGGTCGTGGTCGGCGAAGAGGACGGCCTGACTCCGCTGGAGGAGGCGAACACCCTGGTGGAAACGCTGCCGGACGCGACGTTGGTCGTGCTGCCGGAGGCCGGGCATCTGACGCCGCTGGAGGATCCGGCCGGAGTCGTCGAAGCGATCTTGGGCTGGTACCCCGCGTGAGAAACGTTTCCCTCGCCCCTTCCAAGGTATAGCGGACCCCGGGGCTTGCGGCAAGCCCCCATTCCCGGTGCACGATTCTCGCCTTCACGTTTTGCCGAAGGGGGATTTCCATGCGTGTACTCCTGTCCACCATCGGGACGAGGGGTGAGGTGCAGCCGCTGGTGGCCTTGGCGGTGCGGTTGCGGGAACTCGGCCAGGAAGTCCGGCTTTGCGCGCCGCCCGATTTCCGGGACTGGGCCGAAGGCTTCGGGATCCCTTTCGTTTCGCTGGGGCCGGAACTCCGGCCGACCGCGAAGCCGGATTCCGTCATGACCAAGGCGATGGCCACGCCCGAGGGGCGCCGGAAGATGGCCGAGGCCATGGTCGTCGACCAGTTCGAGACGATACCGGAAGCGGCCGACGACTGCGACGCCGTCGTCGCGGGAATGGCGTTGAACATCGCCGCTCATTCGGTGGCCGAGCGAAAAGGGATTCCCTATTTCTTCACCGCCTACTGCCCGATAACGCTGCCTTCACTGCACCATCGTCCGCCCGTTTTCCCGGGGTGGGCGCCGAAGAATCCCGATGCCGTCATCCCGGTCCTGTGGGCCGACGACGCGCGACGATGGAATGAGCATTGGGGCGGTGTGCTCAACGCGCAGCGGAAAAAGCTCGGTCTCCCGCCCGTGGACGACGTCCGCGGGCATGTCTTCACCGAGAGCCCGTGGCTGGCCGCCGATCCGGTGCTGGCGCCGTGGCGGGGGCCGTCGGCGCTCGACGTGCACCAGACCGGCGCCTGGATCCTGCCGGACCACAGCCCGTTGTCCCCGGAGCTGGAGGCGTTCCTCGACGACGGGGAACCGCCTGTCTACTTCGGATTCGGGAGCATTCGTGCCCCGGAGGAGATCGCGAAGGCGATGATCGAATCGGCGAGGGCGCACGGGCGGCGGGCGATCGTGTTCCGCGGCTGGACCGAGCTGGCGCCGATCGACGACGAACCCGACTGCCTCGCCATCGGGGACGTCGACCAGCAGGCGCTCTTCCCGCGGGTCGCCGCGGTCGTGCACCACGGCGGCGCCGGCACGACGACGGCGGCCACCCGGGCAGGCGTGCCGCAGGTCCTCGTTCCCCAGCTGTTCGACCAGCCCTACTTCGCGCAGCGCGTCCGGGAACTCGGAGTGGGAACGTCGATCGCCGGGGAGCCCACCGCCGAAGCGCTGACCCTCGCTCTGGGCGAGGTACTGCGTCCTGACGTCGCCTCGCGGGCGCGTCAGGTCGGCGGTGAGGTGCGGACGGACGGCGTCGACGTGGCGGCGAAACTTCTGCTGGACGCCGTCTAACGGAGGAAGTAGCGCTCCAGGGCGGCTTCGGCCTCCGGGAGCCGCTCGGGGAACCGCTGCGCGATCACGAAGCGCCAGGGGACCTCGAACAATCGCCGCAACGCGATGAACGGCTCCAGCGACGCGGGCGTCACATCGGCCGGGTACGCGGCCAAAGTCTCGTGCCCGGCCTCCGCGAAGAGCACGCCGAGGTCCCAGCCGAGCGGCCCGCGCCAGGTGTCCTCGAAGTCGAGCCAGCACGGCCCGGCCGCCGTCGCGACGACGTTCCCCCGATGGGCGTCACCGTGCAGCGGCCGCGGCTCGGTGTCCGGCAGTGCGGCCGCCACCCGCTCGAGTTCGTCGTACAACCGGGGTGCCGCGCCGTTCAGGAGCGCACCGTGCCGGTCGAGCACCGTCCGGAGCTCACGGACCGGTCCGAGTTCGGGCAGCTCACCGGGGTAGTCAGCGAGCGCGTCGTGCACCCGGGCGAGCGAAAGCGCCACCTCGTGCGGCGACAGCGTGTGCCCCGGCTCGTGCGGCGTGTAGTGCCAGAGCGTGACCGGCAGCCCGTCGGCGAAATGCGGTCCTGCCGGGGGATCCGTGGTCGGTGAGACGACGAGCACACCACGTTCCGTGAGGTACCGCGACAGCTCGACGTCGCGCCTGAGCCAGTCCTCGGGCGAGGCCCGCGCGAAGCGCGTCGTGCCGGGCACCCGCGCCACTACTGGACCCAGTCTCACCAGCACGTTCGACTTGAAATGCAGGATCTCGGGGGCGTCGGTCGGCAGCCCGTACCGGGCACCGACGGCGACGGCCGCGGCCACTCCCGCCCGGGTGTGTTCGTCGGTCACGACGCGATCTTGCCAGCCGGTGCGCGCGACTGTCGGTAGTGAGGGCTACGATCCCCACTAGCCGCCGGAGTGGGTTCGAACCCGCCCGGCGACCGCAAATTGACCACCACAAGGTTTGAGTGTTGGAGGCAGGAGTGACGGCCGTAGCCCCCAAGCCGATCGCCACGCGCCCGTATCCCGCGCGCGAGTCGGTTAAGGGTTCGTACCTGCTGCGGTTGTTCCGCACGACGGACCACAAGCAAATCGGCATCATGTACCTGGTCACGTCGTTCGCCTTCTTCATGGTGGGCGGCGCGATGGCGATGCTGATCCGCTCCGAGCTGGCGCGTCCCGGGCAGCAGTTCCTTTCGCAGGAGCAGTACAACCAGCTGTTCACCATGCACGGCACGATCATGCTGCTGCTGTACGCGACGCCGATCCTCTTCGGTTTCGCGAACTTCATCCTGCCGCTGCAGATCGGTTCGCCCGACGTCGCCTTCCCGCGGCTGAACGCGTTCTCGTACTGGCTGTACCTCTTCGGCGGCCTGATCGTGATGTCCGGCTTCCTGACCCCGGGTGGCGCCGCCGACTTCGGCTGGTTCGCCTACACCCCGCTGTCGGATGCCATCCACTCGCCCGGCGTCGGCGCCGACCTGTGGATCTCCGGTCTGGTGGTCTCGGGTCTGGGCACCATCCTCGGTGGCGTCAACATGATCACCACGGTGGTCTGCCTGCGCGCCCCCGGTATGACGATGTACCGGATGCCGATCTTCACCTGGAACATCCTGGTCACCAGCATCCTGATCCTGCTGGCGTTCCCGATCCTGACCGCGGCCCTGATGGGCCTCCTGGCGGACCGGCATCTCGGGGCGCACGTGTTCGACCCAGCGAACGGCGGCGTGATCCTCTGGCAGCACCTGTTCTGGTTCTTCGGCCATCCAGAGGTCTACATCGTCGCGCTACCGTTCTTCGGGATCGTGTCGGAGATCTTCCCGGTCTTCAGCCGTAAGCCGATCTTCGGGTACAAGGGCCTGGTCTGGGCGACGCTGGCGATCGCCGCGCTGTCGGTGGCCGTGTGGGCGCACCACATGTACGCGACCGGCGCCGTGCTGCTGCCGTTCTTCTCCTTCATGACCTTCCTGATCGCGGTCCCGACCGGCGTGAAGTTCTTCAACTGGATCGGCACGATGTGGAAGGGCCAGCTGTCCTTCGAGACGCCGATGATCTTCTCGATGGGCTTCATCGTCACGTTCCTCTTCGGCGGTCTGACCGGCATCATGCTGGCCGCGCCGGCGATCGACTTCCACGTGTCCGACAGCTACTTCGTCGTCGCGCACTTCCACTACGTGCTCTACGGCACGATCGTGTTCGCCACATTCGCCGGGATCTACTTCTGGTTCCCGAAGATCACCGGCCGCATGATGGACGAGAAGCTCGGCAAGTGGCACTTCTGGACCACGTTCATCGGCTTCCACGCCACGTTCCTGGTGCAGCACTGGCTCGGCGCCGAAGGCATGCCGCGCCGGTACGCGGACTACCTGCAGTCCGACGGGTTCACCACGCTGAACACGATCTCCACGATCGGCGCTTACATCCTCGGTGCCTCGACGCTGCCGTTCATCTGGAACGTCTTCAAGAGCTACCGGTACGGCGAGATCGTCACGGTGGATGACCCGTGGGGTTACGGCAACTCGCTCGAATGGGCGACGTCCTGCCCGCCGCCGCGGCACAACTTCACCGAGCTGCCGCGGATCCGGTCCGAGCGGCCGGCGTTCGAGCTGCACTACCCGCATATGGTCGAGCGCATCCACAAGGAGGGTGAGATCGGCTTCTTCGGGAAGCAGAAGGTCAACACCCACCGGGCGCCGTCCCAGGTGCTCACCGAGGCGGCCATGCCGGGTGATCACTCCAAGGACAACTCCAGCGAGAAGTGACCCGATAAGCGGAATCGGCGCGTGCCTTGCCTCACACAGGGGCAAGGCACGCGCCGTTTTTTTGCTCGGCTGAGGGAGACTGACCCCGTGACGCAGACACCAGTTCTCATCACCACCACCGGTCCCGACAAGCCGGGTGTGTCCTCGGTGTTGTTCGCCGTGCTGGCCCGCCACGACGTCGACGTCCTCGACGTCGAGCAGGTCGTCATCCGCGGCCAGCTGGTGCTCGGCGTGCTCGCCGGCGTGTACCGCGACCCCGAGGGCCTGCAGGAGTACGTCGAGCAGGCGATGGCGTCGGTGGGGATGCAGGTCGACGTGAAGATCGGCTCGGCCATCGGCGCCGACCCGTTCGCCATCGGCCAGAAGGACTCGACGCATGTCCTGCTGATGCTCGGCCGTCCGGTGACCGCGCGGGCGTTCTCCGACGTCGCGCGCCGCCTCGCCGCGCTGGACGTCAACATCGACTCGATCCGCAGTGTCGCCGACTATCCGGTCACCGGGCTGGAGCTGTACACCTCGCTCGCCCAGGACACCCCGGAGGCCGACGCCGCGCTGCGCACCGCGCTGGCGGACGCCGCCGTCGAGGCCGGGATCGACATCTCGGTCGAGCGGGCCGGGCTCGCGCGCCGCGCCAAGCGCCTGGTCGTCTTCGACGTCGACTCCACGCTCATCCAGGGCGAGGTCATCGAGATGCTCGGCGCGCACGCCGGCGTCGAACCGCAGGTCCGCGAAATCACCGAGGCCGCGATGCGCGGCGAGCTGAACTTCGGCGAGTCGCTGGAGCGCCGGGTCGCGTTGCTGGAAGGGCTTCCGGAGACGGTGCTGGACGAGGTCGCCGCGTCCATCGAGCTCACCCCGGGCGCGCGCACGACCATTCGCACGCTGAAGCGGATGGGCTTCCGCTGCGGGGTCGTTTCGGGTGGTTTCACCAAGATCATCCAGTCCCTTGTGGACGATCTCGGCCTCGACTTCGCCGCCGCGAACGAGCTCGAAGTGGTCGACGGCAAGCTCACCGGCCGGGTGGTCGGGGACATCGTCGACCGCGCGGGCAAGGCGGTGGCGCTGCGCCGGTTCGCCGAGGAGTATGAGATCTCGCTGGAGCAGTGTGTCGCCGTCGGCGACGGGGCGAACGACATCGACATGCTGTCGGTCGCCGGAATGGGCGTCGCCTTCAACGCGAAGCCCGCGCTGCGCGAGGTCGCCGACACCGCGCTTTCCCACCCGTACCTCGACGCCGTGCTTTTCCTGCTCGGGGTCACCAGGGCCGAGATCGAGGCGGCCGACGCGGCCGACGGTCTCGAGCTTTCCCGGCCATGAGCGTGCTGGGGCCGCTGGCCGCTCGCTACGCGTACTGGCTGGGACTGCCCGCCGAAGACACGGAAGACACCTCGGACGAGGATCCCGCCGAGGTCCGGGCCATGCCGGTGATCCTCCGGATGGAACGGGCCGAGCCGCCGTCGCGGACCGCGTTGCTGGAGGCCGCCGCGGCGGCCGCGGTCGCGGTCTGTCTCGACGAACGCGCCGAGCCCGAGGGCGAATGGCACGAGCCGCTCAAGGCGTGGGTCGACGGCCGGATCCGCAAGGTCGCCCGGCGGGCACGCGGCGCGCACTGGCGGGCGGTCCAGGAGCTGCCGGGGATCACGGTCGAGGTCGACGGCGCCGAGGCGCGGGCCTTGCTTCCCTGCCGCGTCGTCGAGACGCCGAAAGAGGTCTCGCGGTTGCAGATCTCCGGGAGCGAACTCCCCGCCGACGAGCCAGGGCCCGCGCCGGACGGTGTCCCGAGGCTGCTGCTGAACCCCGAGGTCTCGATGACCGTCGGCAAG is from Amycolatopsis lurida and encodes:
- a CDS encoding GNAT family N-acetyltransferase; amino-acid sequence: MLTEIKTERLLLRRLREADRENIVALQADPETNKFNVVPHTVEGARELYDAWMKQWAEHGFGYLAVSALDDPEVIVGFGGVRYHEWNGERVLNLAYRFWPFAWGKGYATEMAAAVVEWAEREIPEVPVIANIMVSNEPSIRVAERLGFKIHTEEEFEGAPSLHMRR
- a CDS encoding alpha/beta fold hydrolase encodes the protein MKDLPLVLLHAFPVDARMWDAVRAPLSERLRLITPDQRGLGRSPLPETGREPDLADAARDVVALLDRLGLDKVVLGGCSMGGYLTMAVLRLAPERVGGLVFIDTKATADAPEAVRTRHEVAARVEAEGTAWMPEAVTPGLLAEKARPEVTERLRELITTQPPSGVAWAARAMAARPDSLETLRSADVPALVVVGEEDGLTPLEEANTLVETLPDATLVVLPEAGHLTPLEDPAGVVEAILGWYPA
- a CDS encoding glycosyltransferase; translation: MRVLLSTIGTRGEVQPLVALAVRLRELGQEVRLCAPPDFRDWAEGFGIPFVSLGPELRPTAKPDSVMTKAMATPEGRRKMAEAMVVDQFETIPEAADDCDAVVAGMALNIAAHSVAERKGIPYFFTAYCPITLPSLHHRPPVFPGWAPKNPDAVIPVLWADDARRWNEHWGGVLNAQRKKLGLPPVDDVRGHVFTESPWLAADPVLAPWRGPSALDVHQTGAWILPDHSPLSPELEAFLDDGEPPVYFGFGSIRAPEEIAKAMIESARAHGRRAIVFRGWTELAPIDDEPDCLAIGDVDQQALFPRVAAVVHHGGAGTTTAATRAGVPQVLVPQLFDQPYFAQRVRELGVGTSIAGEPTAEALTLALGEVLRPDVASRARQVGGEVRTDGVDVAAKLLLDAV
- a CDS encoding aminoglycoside phosphotransferase family protein, whose translation is MTDEHTRAGVAAAVAVGARYGLPTDAPEILHFKSNVLVRLGPVVARVPGTTRFARASPEDWLRRDVELSRYLTERGVLVVSPTTDPPAGPHFADGLPVTLWHYTPHEPGHTLSPHEVALSLARVHDALADYPGELPELGPVRELRTVLDRHGALLNGAAPRLYDELERVAAALPDTEPRPLHGDAHRGNVVATAAGPCWLDFEDTWRGPLGWDLGVLFAEAGHETLAAYPADVTPASLEPFIALRRLFEVPWRFVIAQRFPERLPEAEAALERYFLR
- the ctaD gene encoding cytochrome c oxidase subunit I, whose translation is MTAVAPKPIATRPYPARESVKGSYLLRLFRTTDHKQIGIMYLVTSFAFFMVGGAMAMLIRSELARPGQQFLSQEQYNQLFTMHGTIMLLLYATPILFGFANFILPLQIGSPDVAFPRLNAFSYWLYLFGGLIVMSGFLTPGGAADFGWFAYTPLSDAIHSPGVGADLWISGLVVSGLGTILGGVNMITTVVCLRAPGMTMYRMPIFTWNILVTSILILLAFPILTAALMGLLADRHLGAHVFDPANGGVILWQHLFWFFGHPEVYIVALPFFGIVSEIFPVFSRKPIFGYKGLVWATLAIAALSVAVWAHHMYATGAVLLPFFSFMTFLIAVPTGVKFFNWIGTMWKGQLSFETPMIFSMGFIVTFLFGGLTGIMLAAPAIDFHVSDSYFVVAHFHYVLYGTIVFATFAGIYFWFPKITGRMMDEKLGKWHFWTTFIGFHATFLVQHWLGAEGMPRRYADYLQSDGFTTLNTISTIGAYILGASTLPFIWNVFKSYRYGEIVTVDDPWGYGNSLEWATSCPPPRHNFTELPRIRSERPAFELHYPHMVERIHKEGEIGFFGKQKVNTHRAPSQVLTEAAMPGDHSKDNSSEK
- the serB gene encoding phosphoserine phosphatase SerB, whose translation is MTQTPVLITTTGPDKPGVSSVLFAVLARHDVDVLDVEQVVIRGQLVLGVLAGVYRDPEGLQEYVEQAMASVGMQVDVKIGSAIGADPFAIGQKDSTHVLLMLGRPVTARAFSDVARRLAALDVNIDSIRSVADYPVTGLELYTSLAQDTPEADAALRTALADAAVEAGIDISVERAGLARRAKRLVVFDVDSTLIQGEVIEMLGAHAGVEPQVREITEAAMRGELNFGESLERRVALLEGLPETVLDEVAASIELTPGARTTIRTLKRMGFRCGVVSGGFTKIIQSLVDDLGLDFAAANELEVVDGKLTGRVVGDIVDRAGKAVALRRFAEEYEISLEQCVAVGDGANDIDMLSVAGMGVAFNAKPALREVADTALSHPYLDAVLFLLGVTRAEIEAADAADGLELSRP
- a CDS encoding peptidyl-tRNA hydrolase produces the protein MSVLGPLAARYAYWLGLPAEDTEDTSDEDPAEVRAMPVILRMERAEPPSRTALLEAAAAAAVAVCLDERAEPEGEWHEPLKAWVDGRIRKVARRARGAHWRAVQELPGITVEVDGAEARALLPCRVVETPKEVSRLQISGSELPADEPGPAPDGVPRLLLNPEVSMTVGKGAAQVGHATMILASLLDEAERAAWAETGFRCSVRTPPVATWKALCPVEDPEGSWRRDGVVAVRDAGFTEVDPGTVTVIAQRA